In Streptomyces canus, one DNA window encodes the following:
- a CDS encoding DUF2637 domain-containing protein yields the protein MKGLRVDAVLVQAVIAGALSFAHLHDLAEAAGQSGWKAWAYPISVDLLLVAAWRRLRTARRDRSAWTWFVIALFASLGANIATAGLLDLKDVPAWLCILVAGWPALAFLGGTLLVHAPNQPAEPAASAQAVDEPVALDVDMDRVDEPAPPPVPELAPATPKTPPAQTPAVPVALLDHARKIADAHRASTGSPMPADALSARLQLPAPMADAIATQLQLT from the coding sequence ATGAAGGGGCTCCGCGTCGACGCCGTACTCGTCCAGGCCGTCATCGCCGGCGCTCTGTCCTTCGCCCACCTGCACGACCTGGCCGAAGCCGCCGGGCAATCCGGCTGGAAGGCCTGGGCCTACCCGATCAGCGTTGATCTGCTGCTGGTCGCCGCGTGGCGTCGGCTGCGTACGGCACGCCGGGACCGCTCCGCCTGGACCTGGTTCGTGATCGCCCTGTTCGCCTCGCTCGGCGCGAACATCGCCACTGCCGGACTCCTCGACCTCAAAGACGTGCCCGCCTGGCTGTGCATCCTCGTCGCAGGCTGGCCCGCCCTCGCCTTCCTCGGCGGCACCCTCCTCGTACACGCCCCGAACCAACCGGCCGAACCGGCTGCTTCTGCACAGGCTGTGGATGAACCTGTCGCGCTGGACGTTGACATGGACCGCGTCGACGAGCCCGCCCCGCCCCCGGTGCCGGAACTGGCACCCGCGACCCCCAAGACGCCCCCGGCCCAGACGCCGGCGGTTCCGGTCGCGCTGCTGGATCACGCCCGCAAGATCGCCGACGCGCACCGCGCTTCCACCGGATCGCCGATGCCCGCCGACGCTCTGTCCGCCCGCCTGCAACTGCCCGCCCCGATGGCAGATGCGATCGCCACACAACTCCAACTCACCTGA
- a CDS encoding ABC-three component system protein — protein MTEVMMLLTPNWRDWYHFRHQQACFESGTAFEDYVSKVLEKFHDDFLNPAPSGSLGDGGCDGLAESGTIFYACYGQRPGRNAERELANKIQGDFARGLDQWDTFHTWKFVTNAPIGPESLKIISALQQAHGPTADRPLTIRAVRPERLWTDVVGTFDVPILDSLFPGAPGIENVELADLLPLLDALGTAESASETGGRVLPVPPTKMDFNKLPEASRIEFNSGRLLAPRIDRWYEESSDPGLYDAQGERFRTLYQEARSVTEEPAEILERLYVSVAGVNFRMDGKRANAAFAVVSYFFDSCHIFEMPPNDGSVTGVDPDALAN, from the coding sequence ATGACGGAGGTAATGATGCTGCTAACGCCAAACTGGCGCGACTGGTATCACTTCCGTCACCAGCAGGCCTGTTTCGAATCTGGAACTGCTTTCGAAGACTACGTCTCTAAAGTGTTAGAGAAATTTCATGATGACTTTTTGAACCCTGCCCCATCTGGTTCTCTAGGGGACGGCGGCTGCGATGGACTCGCCGAGTCTGGAACAATCTTCTACGCTTGTTACGGACAAAGGCCGGGCCGTAACGCGGAGCGCGAACTCGCGAATAAGATTCAGGGTGACTTTGCGCGGGGCCTGGATCAATGGGATACCTTCCACACTTGGAAGTTTGTGACGAATGCACCCATCGGTCCCGAATCTTTGAAAATCATTTCTGCACTTCAACAGGCCCACGGGCCAACCGCAGACAGGCCACTCACGATACGCGCGGTTAGACCAGAAAGACTTTGGACAGACGTCGTCGGAACTTTCGACGTACCGATTCTCGATTCCCTTTTCCCGGGTGCGCCGGGAATCGAGAACGTGGAACTCGCAGATTTGCTACCGTTGCTAGATGCACTCGGCACTGCTGAATCAGCGAGCGAGACTGGTGGAAGAGTATTGCCGGTACCACCAACCAAAATGGATTTTAATAAACTCCCTGAAGCGAGCCGTATAGAGTTCAACTCTGGTCGACTCCTGGCCCCCCGCATCGACCGCTGGTACGAAGAATCCTCTGACCCTGGTCTCTACGACGCACAGGGAGAGAGATTCCGCACCCTCTACCAAGAGGCTCGATCGGTCACAGAAGAGCCTGCGGAGATTCTAGAGCGTCTCTATGTATCAGTAGCGGGCGTAAACTTCCGCATGGACGGAAAGCGCGCCAACGCAGCTTTTGCGGTAGTTTCGTATTTTTTTGACTCATGCCACATTTTTGAGATGCCACCGAATGATGGATCTGTGACTGGAGTTGATCCGGATGCTCTTGCCAACTAG
- a CDS encoding GNAT family N-acetyltransferase: protein MQEEAAFQISHVVASTELATITARLLDQLPAWFGRPEANAQYVESARTLPGVLARSSDSEPIGILLHRRHFAEATEIHLMAVAPDWHRRGIGAALVSAVEAKLQTDGCRMLHVKTLGPSHPDSGYALTRVFYRAIGFVPIEETNDLWPGTPCLMMVKMLPGPHGR, encoded by the coding sequence ATGCAGGAGGAAGCGGCGTTCCAGATCTCGCATGTGGTGGCTTCTACCGAGCTGGCGACGATCACCGCCAGGCTCCTCGACCAACTCCCGGCATGGTTCGGTAGACCGGAAGCGAACGCGCAGTACGTGGAGTCGGCTCGTACTCTGCCCGGAGTCCTTGCCCGCAGCTCAGACAGCGAGCCGATCGGGATCCTGCTGCATCGGCGGCACTTTGCGGAGGCGACAGAGATCCACCTGATGGCGGTAGCCCCGGACTGGCACCGGCGGGGCATCGGGGCGGCACTTGTCAGTGCGGTGGAGGCGAAGTTGCAGACGGACGGGTGTCGGATGCTGCATGTGAAGACTCTGGGGCCTTCGCATCCTGACAGCGGGTACGCGCTCACGAGGGTGTTCTACCGGGCTATCGGATTCGTCCCGATCGAGGAGACGAACGATCTGTGGCCAGGGACACCGTGTCTGATGATGGTGAAGATGCTGCCGGGCCCCCATGGCCGATGA
- a CDS encoding SCO3933 family regulatory protein — MPSFKIDTSTAVVFVATAPEPKMVNKKTGERAVDRETNASLSTVGLLVSDEGEGNLYQVTVPETGLPEGLAPGMPVKVIGLKARDWENEFNGQKRHGISFRAVAITPAA, encoded by the coding sequence ATGCCGTCCTTCAAGATCGACACTTCGACCGCTGTGGTCTTCGTGGCGACCGCCCCGGAGCCCAAGATGGTCAACAAGAAGACCGGTGAGCGGGCCGTGGACCGGGAGACCAACGCGAGCCTTTCGACCGTGGGCCTGCTGGTCTCGGACGAGGGGGAGGGCAACCTCTACCAGGTGACCGTTCCGGAGACCGGTCTCCCCGAGGGTCTGGCGCCGGGCATGCCGGTCAAGGTCATCGGCCTGAAGGCGCGGGACTGGGAGAACGAGTTCAACGGCCAGAAGCGGCACGGCATCTCGTTCCGCGCGGTCGCGATCACCCCGGCGGCCTGA
- a CDS encoding SpdD protein encodes MFTPKYPPQDTAPPATLQVPASDLPAPAAPAPAPIVAAPVSNRPTVQLTPGSALALAAGGGAVVLVVGAVLVSLLLAVAITGMSVAVVAVVLRSLLKDLDKHR; translated from the coding sequence GTGTTCACCCCGAAGTACCCGCCCCAGGACACCGCCCCGCCGGCCACTCTGCAGGTTCCGGCCTCCGACCTCCCGGCCCCCGCCGCCCCGGCCCCGGCGCCCATCGTGGCCGCGCCTGTCTCCAACCGGCCCACCGTCCAGCTCACCCCGGGCAGCGCGCTCGCCCTCGCCGCTGGCGGTGGCGCCGTGGTCCTCGTCGTCGGCGCCGTGCTGGTCTCCCTGCTCCTCGCGGTCGCGATCACCGGCATGTCCGTCGCCGTGGTCGCGGTCGTCCTCCGCTCGCTGCTCAAGGACCTCGACAAGCACCGCTAA
- a CDS encoding NUDIX hydrolase, whose product MLLYMSNSRPQNPSTPLHSVSVAGVVVREDGRVLVIRRADNGTWEPPGGVLERTEAIEDGVCREVYEETGIKVRVERLTGVYKNMTVGVVALVFRCQPEGGHEQLSDESTAVAWLTPDEAVAAMSEVYAVRITDALRDEAPHVRTHDGRKLTPLVGN is encoded by the coding sequence ATTCTCCTGTACATGAGTAACAGCCGCCCACAGAACCCGTCAACGCCGCTCCACTCGGTGTCCGTGGCGGGAGTCGTTGTGCGCGAGGACGGGCGTGTGTTGGTGATCCGCCGTGCCGACAACGGAACGTGGGAGCCGCCCGGCGGGGTGCTTGAACGTACGGAAGCCATCGAAGATGGGGTCTGTCGCGAGGTGTACGAAGAGACCGGGATCAAGGTGCGCGTAGAGCGCTTGACCGGCGTCTACAAGAACATGACAGTCGGCGTTGTCGCCCTGGTATTCAGGTGTCAGCCCGAAGGCGGTCACGAACAGCTCTCGGACGAGTCGACCGCTGTTGCATGGCTCACCCCGGACGAGGCAGTAGCGGCGATGAGCGAGGTCTACGCGGTGCGCATCACGGACGCTTTGCGCGACGAGGCGCCGCATGTCCGGACGCATGACGGCCGCAAGCTGACACCGCTGGTAGGCAACTGA
- a CDS encoding ABC-three component system middle component 6: MLLPTRGVSPERALLTIGSEILEDLRDPTSVSALWERYNTKQDSANRSHRITFDWFSLALATLYAMKVVDVSDGGYIRTAHVS, encoded by the coding sequence ATGCTCTTGCCAACTAGGGGGGTGTCGCCTGAGCGTGCCCTTTTGACAATCGGGTCAGAAATTCTCGAAGACTTGCGCGACCCAACGTCAGTATCTGCTCTTTGGGAGCGCTATAACACAAAGCAAGATTCTGCAAACCGGTCTCATCGAATCACGTTTGACTGGTTCTCGCTCGCGTTGGCAACCCTCTACGCGATGAAGGTTGTGGATGTATCGGATGGTGGCTACATCAGGACCGCCCATGTTTCTTAG
- a CDS encoding ABC-three component system protein has translation MFLSRLASSDDRFKTLSFHDGLNILVADRTEASDQGDSRNSIGKTSFVKILRYVLGGDLPSDFKDPKLSAHKFTATLSLPADNEHECETATVTRAVSPTTRVDVSGWSASGGSRDLHVDVWRELLTRHVFRIPENASRPTAGQLWGQLIRTYFGNPIKGHQAEADWESGVRIGFMLGLSPEILGKSGDLDRLTKQGKAIRRAVKEGAISHLSLDEPALRAQLATARRQRDRMQADMRSFKVDEQYGSHQREADSLSASIQRLNDEALALQRRLREIDEALRDEVEASEGSALAARLARAYAEIGLVLPDVVSRRYDEVAAFHESVVRNRRSFLEQELQLVRSRLDAIDTERRELDRSRSQVMQILEETVALDTFMSLQRDLAKQEANIADLERRLEDANSISTINDKVKLRTAELIASVRTEMNERDDTLDESISLFSELGAEIYTDREASLLVSLTPKGILSVKPHISGDASIGVRSVETFMLDVVCTIAAIKAGRGPRILVHDSHLFDAIDGRQVASCLNIGARLAEQHGFQYIVTLNSDFIATVETQSDGAFDAEPYILSTRLTDEDDAGGLFGFRFD, from the coding sequence ATGTTTCTTAGCCGACTCGCCTCGTCTGACGATAGATTTAAGACCCTAAGTTTCCATGACGGATTGAATATCCTCGTCGCTGATCGCACGGAAGCATCAGATCAAGGGGATAGTCGGAACAGTATTGGTAAGACGAGTTTCGTCAAGATCTTGCGATACGTCCTGGGCGGCGACCTACCCTCAGATTTCAAAGATCCTAAACTATCAGCCCATAAATTTACGGCCACCCTCTCACTCCCTGCCGATAACGAACACGAATGTGAGACGGCCACTGTTACGCGTGCTGTCTCCCCCACGACGCGAGTCGACGTATCTGGTTGGTCTGCATCGGGAGGTAGTCGAGACCTACACGTTGATGTCTGGCGCGAGCTGCTAACCCGCCATGTATTCCGAATTCCCGAGAATGCCAGCCGCCCAACCGCAGGCCAGCTCTGGGGACAGCTTATTCGCACCTATTTTGGCAACCCCATCAAGGGCCACCAGGCCGAAGCCGACTGGGAATCCGGCGTAAGAATCGGATTTATGCTTGGCCTGTCTCCCGAAATACTTGGAAAATCTGGTGATTTGGATCGCCTAACCAAACAAGGGAAGGCGATCCGCAGAGCGGTTAAGGAAGGTGCGATTTCGCATCTTTCGCTCGATGAACCGGCACTTCGTGCACAGCTCGCAACCGCGCGACGCCAGAGGGATCGCATGCAAGCTGATATGCGTTCTTTCAAAGTCGATGAACAGTATGGCAGCCATCAACGAGAAGCTGACAGTCTGAGCGCATCCATTCAACGACTTAACGACGAAGCGCTGGCTCTGCAACGCCGATTGCGGGAAATTGATGAAGCACTACGCGATGAAGTAGAGGCTTCCGAGGGCAGCGCTCTCGCTGCCAGGCTAGCCCGCGCTTATGCAGAGATTGGTCTTGTGCTCCCCGACGTCGTCAGTAGGCGCTATGACGAGGTGGCAGCCTTTCATGAGTCCGTCGTCCGCAATCGACGATCCTTTTTGGAACAAGAACTCCAGTTGGTAAGATCACGCCTCGATGCCATCGACACAGAACGTCGAGAGCTGGATCGGTCGAGGTCTCAAGTGATGCAGATTCTTGAAGAAACGGTCGCTCTGGACACATTCATGAGTCTGCAACGAGACCTTGCCAAGCAGGAAGCCAACATCGCAGATCTGGAACGCCGACTCGAAGACGCAAACTCGATTAGCACGATCAATGACAAGGTTAAGCTGCGGACGGCAGAGCTGATCGCCTCAGTCCGAACTGAGATGAATGAACGAGACGATACGCTCGATGAATCGATCTCATTGTTCAGTGAGCTTGGTGCAGAAATCTATACGGATCGAGAAGCGTCACTGTTGGTCTCACTGACACCTAAGGGTATTCTTAGTGTCAAGCCACATATCTCTGGTGATGCGAGTATTGGCGTGCGAAGCGTTGAGACTTTCATGCTGGACGTCGTCTGCACGATTGCAGCCATCAAGGCGGGAAGAGGGCCGAGGATACTCGTTCACGACAGCCATCTTTTCGACGCCATCGACGGCCGACAGGTAGCTTCTTGCCTAAATATTGGCGCGCGACTCGCTGAACAACACGGCTTTCAATATATCGTGACTCTTAACTCGGACTTCATTGCGACTGTTGAAACCCAGAGTGATGGCGCCTTCGATGCCGAGCCCTACATTTTGTCTACTCGACTGACGGACGAGGACGACGCAGGGGGACTTTTCGGTTTCCGATTCGACTAA
- a CDS encoding mobile element transfer protein: MSAYRRFRDRRRIGPVEVATYYDGRGRDKHTAACTAPGCGFSADYTDRSAAELAANTHRCKA, translated from the coding sequence GTGTCCGCCTACCGCCGCTTCCGCGACCGGCGCCGTATCGGCCCCGTTGAGGTCGCCACCTACTACGACGGCCGTGGCCGCGACAAGCACACCGCCGCCTGCACCGCCCCCGGCTGCGGCTTCTCCGCCGACTACACCGACCGCTCCGCCGCCGAACTCGCCGCCAACACCCACCGCTGCAAGGCCTAG
- a CDS encoding GntR family transcriptional regulator, whose translation MATGDVTSSAKAKYLQIADDLAAQIRSGALKPGTPVPSETELMTRYSVASGTVRKAVAELRAAQLIETHHGRGSFVRSRPPVQRKSSDRFRRAHRKAGKAAYLAEAEQSGGTPSVNVLYVGPVDAPAEIAERLNVATGTKVLARKRRYFRDGIPTEEATSYLPWDVVKDIPEMFAENPGGGGIYARLEEHGHMLAEFIETVKARLATKAEATALALSPGAPVIHLVRSAFSDDERVVEVCDTIMAADQFVLDYRFAARD comes from the coding sequence ATGGCGACAGGCGACGTGACATCTTCGGCCAAGGCGAAGTACCTCCAGATCGCGGATGATCTCGCAGCACAGATCAGGTCAGGGGCATTGAAGCCTGGGACTCCGGTACCCAGCGAGACCGAGCTAATGACTCGGTACAGCGTCGCCTCAGGAACCGTACGCAAGGCGGTTGCCGAGCTGCGCGCGGCGCAGTTGATCGAGACCCATCACGGGCGGGGTTCCTTCGTCCGCTCGCGGCCCCCTGTCCAGCGGAAGTCGTCCGATCGTTTTCGTCGGGCGCACCGCAAAGCCGGCAAGGCTGCCTATCTCGCGGAAGCTGAACAGTCTGGCGGCACTCCCTCCGTGAACGTGCTGTACGTCGGCCCTGTCGACGCGCCGGCCGAGATCGCGGAGCGATTGAACGTCGCGACAGGAACCAAGGTTCTTGCCCGCAAGCGCAGGTACTTTCGCGATGGCATCCCCACCGAAGAGGCAACGTCCTACCTGCCATGGGACGTGGTGAAGGACATCCCCGAGATGTTCGCCGAAAACCCGGGCGGCGGCGGTATCTACGCTCGCCTCGAAGAGCACGGCCACATGTTGGCGGAGTTCATCGAGACCGTGAAGGCACGACTGGCCACCAAGGCAGAGGCGACCGCCCTTGCCCTGAGCCCCGGCGCCCCGGTTATCCACCTGGTCCGCAGTGCCTTTTCAGACGATGAACGAGTGGTTGAGGTCTGCGACACCATCATGGCTGCTGACCAGTTCGTTTTGGACTACCGCTTCGCTGCAAGGGACTGA
- a CDS encoding FtsK/SpoIIIE domain-containing protein, with translation MADWTVWLEATGTAAGVGGVAGGVGYAKVRVPRVYWSMVGLPATWGRFSFSYRSTMDVCGLTVQPSGLRAFMARNVARREVQPIAPKIRRVRPTSTGLRVTLRLPAGLEPADVIASTERLRHAWGVHAIRIVATKPGFVELRMTGYDVLRRVRMPRKAQPHDMVVPVALRDDGTVFERDYRKVPMALTLGANFSGKSMYQRNLINGLAQLPVALVGMDCKRGVEQSPFAPRLSALATNPDDAASLADVLVAEMEARFDLLNLHGVSDIWELPEDSRPAPIVVLVDEIAELFLISRREDEDRRTRIVTALIRLAQMARAVGIHLEICGQRFGSDLGKGATMLRAQLTSRVVHRVNDKETAEMGLKDVAPSAVPTACMIPANRPGTAVATDAGGGWCKIRTPEISREKVAATCLDFAHLVPDLPFLDAFRPHVPVSAAGTPSLVKPAPAAD, from the coding sequence ATGGCTGACTGGACGGTGTGGCTGGAGGCCACGGGGACCGCGGCAGGTGTCGGCGGTGTCGCAGGCGGTGTCGGCTACGCGAAGGTCCGCGTGCCGCGCGTGTACTGGTCGATGGTCGGACTGCCCGCCACCTGGGGCCGGTTCTCCTTCTCCTACCGCTCGACGATGGACGTGTGCGGTCTGACGGTGCAGCCGTCCGGCCTGCGGGCGTTCATGGCCCGCAACGTGGCCCGCCGTGAGGTGCAGCCGATCGCGCCGAAGATCCGCCGGGTGCGTCCCACCTCGACGGGGCTGCGGGTGACGCTGCGGCTTCCGGCCGGTCTGGAGCCCGCCGACGTGATCGCCTCGACGGAGCGTCTTCGGCACGCCTGGGGTGTCCACGCGATACGGATCGTGGCGACCAAGCCGGGCTTCGTCGAACTGCGGATGACCGGCTATGACGTGCTGCGCCGGGTGCGGATGCCGCGCAAGGCACAGCCTCATGACATGGTCGTGCCGGTGGCCCTGCGGGATGACGGGACCGTGTTCGAGCGGGACTATCGCAAGGTGCCGATGGCGCTCACGCTCGGCGCCAACTTCTCCGGCAAGTCGATGTATCAGCGCAACCTGATCAACGGGCTTGCTCAACTGCCGGTCGCGCTGGTGGGAATGGACTGCAAGCGCGGAGTGGAACAGTCCCCGTTCGCGCCCCGCCTCTCCGCGCTGGCGACCAACCCCGATGATGCCGCCTCGCTGGCCGATGTGCTGGTGGCGGAGATGGAAGCCCGCTTCGACCTGCTGAACCTGCACGGTGTCTCGGACATCTGGGAACTGCCGGAGGACTCGCGGCCGGCGCCGATCGTGGTGCTGGTCGACGAGATCGCCGAACTCTTCCTGATCTCCCGCCGGGAGGACGAGGACCGCCGTACGCGGATCGTCACGGCGTTGATCCGCCTCGCGCAGATGGCCCGCGCGGTCGGCATCCACCTGGAGATCTGCGGGCAGCGCTTCGGCTCCGACCTGGGCAAGGGCGCCACCATGCTCCGTGCCCAGCTCACCAGCCGGGTCGTGCACCGGGTCAACGACAAGGAAACCGCCGAGATGGGGCTCAAGGACGTGGCCCCGAGCGCCGTGCCGACCGCGTGCATGATTCCCGCCAACCGGCCCGGTACGGCCGTGGCCACCGATGCGGGCGGCGGCTGGTGCAAGATCCGTACCCCTGAGATCTCCCGCGAGAAGGTCGCCGCGACCTGCCTCGACTTCGCGCACTTGGTGCCGGACCTGCCGTTCCTCGACGCCTTCCGGCCGCACGTGCCCGTGTCGGCCGCCGGTACTCCCTCGCTGGTCAAGCCCGCTCCGGCCGCCGACTAG